A genomic segment from Psychrobacter arcticus 273-4 encodes:
- a CDS encoding Fic family protein: MKYVTYNHEKPDWTKWRWSDKQLLPLVSRVRILQGHLLGQLSTLGFDLNVEAQLDAVTLEVVKTSEIEGETLNNEQVRSSVARHLGIDTSDMPAATREIDAIVEMMLAATYSYQSPLALTDLLGWHHALFPTGYSGLYRINTGGIRDDSKGPMQVVSGGYGREQVHFVAPSADRLPIELERFLLWFNTATDEQDNLDLVIKAGIAHLWFVTLHPFDDGNGRLTRAITERVLAQSDDSQQRFYSMSAQILKQRNDYYKILERTQKGDSDVTEWLIWFLQTLEQALLSAQTTTNKIISKAGFWQTHRQQALNTRQVTVLNILLTNFYGKLTTKKWATITKCSADTALRDINDLVEKGMLKKSDASGRSTSYEVML, encoded by the coding sequence ATGAAATATGTGACCTACAATCATGAAAAACCAGATTGGACAAAGTGGCGCTGGTCAGATAAACAGTTGCTACCATTGGTTAGCCGTGTACGGATATTACAAGGCCATCTGCTAGGACAGCTATCAACATTAGGGTTTGACTTAAACGTTGAAGCACAGTTGGATGCAGTGACACTTGAAGTGGTTAAAACATCTGAGATTGAAGGTGAGACGCTGAATAATGAGCAGGTGCGCTCTTCTGTTGCGCGTCACTTGGGTATAGACACTAGTGACATGCCAGCAGCGACGCGTGAGATTGATGCCATCGTTGAGATGATGCTCGCAGCCACCTATAGCTATCAATCGCCGCTGGCACTGACTGACTTGTTGGGGTGGCATCACGCTTTGTTTCCAACAGGATATAGTGGTCTGTATCGTATTAACACGGGGGGAATCCGTGATGATAGCAAAGGGCCTATGCAAGTAGTCTCTGGTGGCTACGGACGCGAGCAGGTTCATTTCGTAGCACCAAGTGCTGATAGACTACCTATAGAATTAGAGCGTTTCTTGTTATGGTTCAATACAGCAACTGATGAGCAGGATAATTTAGATCTGGTTATCAAAGCAGGTATCGCTCATTTATGGTTTGTCACATTACACCCTTTTGATGATGGCAATGGCCGCTTAACTCGTGCCATCACCGAGCGTGTGCTAGCGCAAAGTGATGATAGTCAGCAGCGCTTCTATAGTATGTCGGCCCAAATACTCAAGCAGCGTAATGACTATTACAAAATACTAGAGCGCACGCAAAAAGGCGACTCGGATGTGACTGAGTGGCTAATTTGGTTTTTACAGACACTAGAGCAAGCACTGTTATCTGCACAGACAACAACCAATAAGATTATTAGCAAAGCAGGTTTTTGGCAAACGCATCGTCAACAAGCGCTAAATACAAGACAGGTGACTGTGCTCAATATTTTACTGACGAACTTTTATGGCAAACTGACGACCAAAAAATGGGCGACGATCACTAAGTGTTCAGCTGATACTGCATTAAGGGACATTAATGACTTAGTAGAAAAAGGCATGTTAAAAAAATCTGATGCCTCAGGGCGTAGTACGAGTTATGAGGTGATGCTGTAA
- the pxpA gene encoding 5-oxoprolinase subunit PxpA, with translation MKIDLNADVAEGCGQDDKLLTIVSSANVCCGLHAGSYSEMLATLQLAKENNVSVGAHPGLNDRENFGRIHQPLSEANYRALLVYQLGATKALCDLVGVPLEYVKPHGALYNQAAIDEALSDILVSEIKRFDPNLKVMGLSGGYLVKSAKKHGLEAISEVFADRNYEKDGSLVSRSKDNALITDTDDAIKHVLQMITEGTVTSVCGQIVPVEAQSICLHGDGEHAILFAQEIKKQLELKGIKISRYQPTNHLIK, from the coding sequence ATGAAAATTGATTTAAATGCTGATGTGGCTGAAGGCTGCGGGCAAGATGATAAATTATTAACGATAGTCAGCTCAGCGAATGTCTGCTGCGGCCTTCACGCTGGGTCTTATAGCGAGATGCTAGCAACGTTGCAATTGGCAAAAGAAAACAACGTGAGCGTAGGCGCGCATCCTGGTCTAAACGATAGAGAAAACTTTGGCCGTATTCATCAGCCGTTAAGTGAAGCCAACTACCGTGCTTTGTTGGTGTATCAGTTGGGGGCAACCAAAGCGCTCTGTGATTTGGTGGGTGTACCTTTAGAGTATGTTAAACCGCATGGTGCGTTGTACAACCAAGCCGCAATTGATGAAGCACTATCAGATATTTTAGTGAGTGAAATCAAACGATTTGATCCAAATCTAAAGGTCATGGGTTTGTCTGGCGGCTATTTGGTTAAGTCAGCCAAAAAGCATGGTTTAGAGGCAATATCAGAAGTGTTTGCCGATAGAAACTATGAAAAAGACGGCTCATTGGTCTCTCGTAGTAAAGACAATGCCCTGATAACCGATACAGATGATGCGATTAAGCATGTGTTGCAGATGATTACTGAAGGGACCGTCACCAGTGTTTGTGGCCAAATCGTACCCGTAGAGGCGCAAAGCATCTGCTTACATGGGGATGGTGAACACGCCATTTTGTTTGCACAAGAAATAAAGAAACAACTAGAGCTTAAAGGTATCAAGATATCAAGATATCAGCCCACTAATCATTTGATTAAATAA
- a CDS encoding LysR family transcriptional regulator: MGTIRNKPLLFGIQLLMVHNMNGMNGMNGMNRLDIKQLRVLHALLDLQNLSQVARKMGLTQQAISEQLRKLRDLLDDRLFIRQGNSMVATPKALSMQQPIGDILKQLEVLLEPEVFTPQTYKGVFTISATDYATQALLPQLFNITRREAPDLRLIVRDFASDNINQLIAAGELDLLITFPEFIPDNLSYVTLFEEQHLCVTGYKNTFATDIFTLAQVAAHPQLVVSPSRANLRGSHDQWFAEKGLKRHIVMSVPSFSAVPDILHTTDMIAFYPSRLLPNNKVKELKVEALPPTFKVIAAWHPRTSDSGIHRWLIEQLQNL, encoded by the coding sequence ATGGGTACAATTAGAAACAAGCCTTTATTGTTTGGGATACAATTATTAATGGTACATAATATGAATGGTATGAATGGTATGAATGGTATGAATCGGCTTGATATCAAGCAGCTTAGAGTATTGCACGCACTGCTTGATCTACAAAATCTCTCACAAGTCGCGCGCAAAATGGGACTGACACAACAAGCGATTAGTGAGCAGTTGCGTAAGCTACGGGATTTGCTTGATGATCGTTTGTTTATTCGTCAAGGCAATAGCATGGTGGCAACCCCAAAAGCACTATCGATGCAGCAACCTATCGGCGATATATTAAAACAGTTGGAAGTGTTGTTAGAGCCAGAGGTGTTTACGCCGCAAACATACAAAGGCGTCTTTACGATTAGCGCAACCGACTATGCGACGCAGGCATTATTGCCGCAGTTGTTTAATATAACGCGCCGTGAAGCGCCTGATTTAAGGCTGATAGTGAGAGATTTTGCCTCAGACAATATCAATCAGCTTATTGCGGCAGGCGAACTTGATTTGCTGATTACTTTTCCAGAGTTTATCCCTGATAACTTATCCTATGTGACACTATTTGAAGAACAACATTTATGTGTGACAGGTTATAAAAACACCTTTGCAACAGATATCTTCACACTGGCGCAAGTTGCCGCACACCCGCAGCTGGTGGTATCACCTTCGCGTGCCAATTTGCGCGGCTCGCATGATCAATGGTTTGCAGAAAAAGGGCTCAAACGCCATATTGTGATGTCAGTTCCTAGCTTCTCAGCAGTGCCAGATATCCTGCACACTACCGATATGATTGCCTTTTATCCTTCACGGTTATTACCAAACAATAAAGTTAAAGAGCTTAAAGTCGAAGCATTACCGCCTACCTTTAAGGTAATCGCGGCATGGCATCCACGTACCAGCGACAGCGGTATACATCGCTGGTTAATTGAACAATTACAAAACTTATAA
- a CDS encoding NRAMP family divalent metal transporter gives MSTLKKHNTAILGAAFLMATSAVGPGFLTQTATFTESLMASFGFVILISIIMDIGVQLNVWRVVAVSKKRAQEIANLVFPGVGYLLAFLIIAGGLAFNIGNIGGAGLGMQSMFNMSPITGALISGVIAVAIFLGRETGPMMDKFAQLMGFILIVLVIYVVFKSDPPLAEAVSKTIMPDKIDAVAIVTLVGGTVGGYITFSGAHRLLEAGVSGEENLSSVTRSSVSGILIASVIRVFLFLAVLGVVSQGFALDPANPAMSPFEYILGNAGKVIFGMVIWAASVTSVIGAAYTSVSFMTNFHPFIEKHKRYFIIGFIVISTMVFATIGKPAQVLVLVGTLNGLVLPIAMVIILIAAYRKNIVGNYKHPIWIAVFGWLIAIVMSILSVMTIAKYLGMN, from the coding sequence ATGAGTACCCTAAAAAAACACAATACCGCCATTTTAGGCGCGGCCTTTCTGATGGCCACATCAGCAGTAGGGCCAGGGTTTTTGACCCAAACCGCCACATTCACCGAAAGCCTAATGGCAAGTTTTGGCTTTGTTATCTTAATATCTATTATTATGGACATTGGGGTCCAGCTTAACGTTTGGCGAGTAGTCGCTGTCTCCAAAAAACGTGCACAGGAAATCGCCAACTTGGTGTTCCCTGGTGTCGGTTACTTGCTCGCTTTTTTGATTATTGCGGGTGGTCTTGCTTTCAATATTGGTAATATTGGCGGTGCAGGACTTGGTATGCAGTCCATGTTTAATATGTCGCCTATCACAGGTGCGCTGATTAGTGGTGTGATTGCAGTCGCCATATTTTTGGGCCGAGAAACGGGTCCTATGATGGATAAATTCGCTCAGTTGATGGGCTTTATCCTTATTGTATTGGTCATTTATGTGGTCTTTAAATCTGACCCACCATTAGCAGAAGCCGTCAGTAAAACCATCATGCCTGACAAGATTGATGCAGTCGCTATCGTGACGCTAGTAGGTGGTACGGTTGGCGGTTATATTACCTTCTCAGGTGCGCATCGCTTATTAGAAGCAGGTGTCAGCGGAGAAGAGAACTTAAGCTCAGTGACCAGAAGCTCTGTCTCTGGTATTTTAATTGCCTCTGTGATTCGCGTGTTTTTATTCCTTGCGGTATTAGGTGTGGTGTCTCAAGGCTTTGCATTGGATCCCGCCAACCCAGCCATGTCGCCTTTTGAATATATTTTAGGAAATGCAGGTAAAGTTATCTTTGGTATGGTGATTTGGGCTGCTTCTGTGACCTCGGTTATTGGTGCTGCTTATACCTCTGTGTCTTTTATGACCAACTTTCATCCATTCATTGAAAAGCACAAACGCTACTTTATTATTGGTTTCATCGTTATCTCAACAATGGTATTTGCCACTATCGGTAAGCCTGCACAAGTACTGGTATTGGTCGGTACGTTAAATGGTTTGGTTTTACCTATCGCTATGGTCATTATTCTGATTGCCGCCTACAGAAAAAATATCGTTGGCAATTATAAGCACCCTATTTGGATTGCGGTATTTGGTTGGTTAATCGCCATCGTCATGAGTATTTTGAGCGTCATGACCATTGCTAAATACCTTGGCATGAATTAA
- a CDS encoding acetyl-CoA carboxylase biotin carboxyl carrier protein, producing MDIEQIARVVKLIESSQLHEVTIADNGQSIKVVNNLGVQSSVSSNSIDATPTHEPEQKGDDVLQVCATYVGQVYLSEDDATDNLVKEGDYIQKGQTICFIDELTRLQPVISNQEAIVTAVLVESGQNVEYGQPIFALARS from the coding sequence ATGGATATAGAGCAAATAGCACGTGTGGTCAAACTGATTGAAAGTAGTCAGTTGCATGAAGTCACGATTGCAGACAACGGGCAGTCTATTAAGGTGGTTAACAATCTAGGTGTGCAGAGTAGTGTCAGCTCTAATTCTATAGATGCCACGCCTACTCATGAGCCTGAACAGAAGGGTGATGATGTCTTGCAAGTATGTGCCACTTACGTGGGACAGGTCTACTTAAGTGAAGACGATGCAACAGACAACTTAGTCAAAGAAGGAGACTATATTCAAAAAGGTCAAACCATTTGCTTCATTGACGAATTGACCCGTTTGCAGCCAGTGATTAGTAATCAAGAAGCTATTGTCACGGCAGTTTTGGTTGAAAGTGGACAGAACGTTGAATATGGGCAGCCTATTTTCGCGTTAGCCCGTAGTTAA
- a CDS encoding MgtC/SapB family protein, with the protein MNFIIVNTFTIEPVQNLITATTAALGCGLLIGLERERSKQRGNQHSFAGIRSFAICSLLGAICFSFGFFIGLIGALIVGSISIISINKQIEDPGVTTELAFILTYFIGGLCLWHISYAAALTVVLTFLLMTKHSMHGVATKWITELEFKDGIFLLALLLIALPLTPNRALWGSVLNPYIILKLLTLVLAIQALAHMAKRLLSSRHAMFLSALASGFVSSTATIASLGIEVRHGRADAKENAGAALISCVATLVQLLIIVAGVSFTWLKILLFPSIIAIIILIIPGIWLMRKTRSGEKVKLTDTPMFSLKEAGIIVVTLTIIQVIVYGLSLWLGDAGLIAGTVLTSIFEIHAAMAAVVMQGNPTNHILLLALLLGLATHAISKSINAAITGGFQYALAFVPTQIIHMTVLIILIYTMTNN; encoded by the coding sequence ATGAATTTCATAATTGTTAATACATTTACGATTGAACCTGTCCAAAATTTAATTACTGCAACTACTGCAGCACTAGGTTGTGGACTACTCATTGGTCTAGAAAGAGAGCGTAGCAAACAACGTGGAAATCAACACAGCTTTGCAGGTATTAGATCTTTTGCAATTTGCTCTCTATTAGGGGCAATTTGTTTTTCTTTCGGTTTTTTTATAGGACTCATAGGGGCATTGATAGTAGGTAGTATAAGTATCATCTCTATTAATAAACAAATTGAAGATCCAGGTGTAACAACTGAACTTGCTTTTATACTCACCTATTTTATAGGTGGACTATGTTTATGGCATATTTCTTATGCAGCTGCACTTACAGTAGTCCTTACCTTCCTTCTAATGACAAAGCATTCAATGCATGGAGTAGCGACTAAATGGATTACTGAGCTTGAATTCAAAGATGGTATCTTTTTACTTGCTTTACTTTTAATTGCACTTCCTTTAACCCCCAATAGGGCTCTTTGGGGTTCAGTACTAAATCCTTATATTATTTTAAAATTATTGACATTGGTTTTAGCAATTCAAGCACTAGCACATATGGCAAAGAGGCTTCTATCATCACGCCACGCCATGTTTTTATCTGCTTTAGCATCAGGATTTGTATCCAGTACAGCCACGATTGCAAGCCTTGGAATAGAAGTTCGTCATGGTCGTGCAGATGCAAAAGAAAATGCTGGAGCTGCCCTTATATCCTGTGTCGCAACATTGGTACAACTTCTTATTATTGTTGCAGGTGTAAGTTTTACTTGGCTTAAAATTTTATTATTCCCATCTATTATTGCAATAATAATTTTAATTATTCCTGGAATATGGTTGATGAGAAAAACTCGATCCGGAGAGAAAGTTAAGTTAACTGATACACCCATGTTTAGTTTAAAAGAGGCAGGTATCATTGTAGTTACACTTACTATTATTCAAGTAATTGTTTATGGTTTAAGTTTATGGCTGGGTGACGCTGGTCTTATTGCAGGAACCGTACTTACTTCTATCTTTGAGATACATGCAGCAATGGCTGCCGTAGTAATGCAAGGGAACCCAACTAACCATATTTTATTGCTCGCCTTATTATTAGGTTTAGCTACACATGCAATTTCTAAATCAATTAATGCGGCAATTACTGGTGGTTTTCAATACGCACTTGCTTTTGTTCCAACCCAAATTATTCACATGACTGTTTTAATTATCTTGATATATACTATGACGAATAATTAA
- a CDS encoding alkene reductase → MKQPMPNTSTLFSSIQLGPYTLKNRIVLPPLTRCRSTQPGNIPNDLMASYYAQRASAGFMVTEGTQIEPRGQGYAWTPGIHSPAQIEGWKKVTQAVHAKGGIIFAQLWHVGRVSHTNLQPNQNQPIAPSAITANNVKVFIETGPGEGALADPSEPRALSTEEVGELVAMYAQAARNALEAGFDGVELHCANGYLVNQFISEHSNTRDDQYGGSLTNRLRFLKEVVAAVSDVVGADRLGVRFAPLFASTNETRVYLGLVEADPHHTYIEAIKVLEQAGIAYLSIAEADWDNAPDLPEPFYQAVRAEFSQRIIYAGKYTVQKSVDILSKGYGDLFAFGRPFIANPDLPERIANNWSLNEVDPATMYGGTAIGYSDYPRYQE, encoded by the coding sequence ATGAAACAACCTATGCCAAATACCAGTACATTATTTTCCTCTATACAACTTGGACCTTATACTCTTAAAAACCGTATCGTGCTGCCGCCTTTGACACGCTGTCGTAGCACGCAACCTGGCAATATTCCTAATGATTTAATGGCAAGCTATTATGCACAGCGTGCCTCAGCAGGTTTTATGGTGACTGAAGGTACACAGATTGAGCCAAGAGGCCAAGGTTATGCGTGGACGCCAGGGATTCATTCACCAGCACAAATTGAAGGCTGGAAAAAAGTCACGCAGGCAGTACATGCTAAAGGTGGTATTATTTTTGCTCAGCTGTGGCACGTTGGACGCGTGTCTCATACCAACTTACAGCCAAATCAAAATCAGCCTATCGCTCCATCTGCTATCACCGCTAATAACGTCAAAGTATTTATTGAGACAGGTCCAGGCGAGGGCGCTTTAGCCGACCCAAGTGAGCCACGCGCACTGAGCACAGAAGAAGTGGGTGAACTGGTCGCTATGTACGCACAAGCCGCGCGCAACGCACTAGAAGCGGGTTTCGATGGGGTAGAGCTACACTGTGCCAATGGCTATTTGGTGAATCAATTTATCTCTGAGCATAGCAATACACGTGATGATCAATATGGTGGTTCGCTGACCAATCGTCTGCGTTTTTTAAAAGAAGTGGTTGCTGCCGTCAGTGATGTGGTTGGTGCTGATCGTTTAGGCGTACGTTTTGCGCCTTTATTTGCAAGTACTAATGAGACTCGTGTGTATCTAGGGCTGGTAGAAGCAGATCCTCATCATACCTATATTGAAGCGATTAAGGTTCTTGAACAAGCGGGCATTGCTTACTTATCCATTGCAGAGGCTGATTGGGACAATGCGCCTGATTTACCAGAGCCTTTTTATCAAGCCGTCAGAGCTGAGTTTTCACAACGTATTATTTATGCAGGTAAGTACACTGTGCAAAAGTCGGTCGATATATTATCTAAAGGTTATGGTGATTTATTTGCTTTTGGTCGTCCTTTTATTGCTAATCCCGATTTACCTGAACGCATAGCCAATAATTGGTCACTCAATGAAGTAGATCCTGCCACGATGTATGGTGGCACTGCCATTGGCTACAGTGATTACCCTCGCTATCAAGAATAA